CTTTTCGCTCACGAAACAGAGAGCCACGAAACAGAGGCTGCTTACTCACGCAGGCAACGAAAAATTCTAGGGCTCTTTACAAATCACTAATTCTTGAACTCAAGTATATAAAATTCTCTATTGTCAATTATCCTACAATAGTAATAGGTAGAAATTGAATAGTTAATTCCCTTCTTCCTCTACATCAACATTACCATGTTTAGATGTGAAACTTTGAAATTAATTCAAATGCACTTGTTGTTGTAGAATCAATTATTTGACGAGTATAAATTGGACTGGGGCCTACGTATTGGCTCAaggagttttgaggtgagttgatataactttttactaaagtggtttaactcacaaaagcacgcatacaaggtgtttgaagaattgcttaaAAGAGTTAATATGTACTTAATTGGAGAGAGTGAGTACCTATTAGCTTAGAATTTTTTTAGTTaaagtttagatgatttattCTGATATATGTGCTTAAATATTCAGATTTTTGTGTAATTCTTATAGGCCATTTTTTATGTTgaaaaagaaaatttcatgaagaagcaagaatctttagaaatacttttgaatgtttattttattcttatgCCATACCTTACATTTAAGGATTCCAGTATAAGTATGTTtaaaagatttagacttgaaaagtcacaagaagaagttttagaaagaaaagatttttggaagtatcctctattctgagaAGGGGTCATCATCCCAGCCGAGGGTCCTGATCAAGGCGTTGGCTTCCTGAAAttacttgtgccaaagtagggagcacacgagACGAGGGTCTCGTTGCTGAGAATTTACTTAGCAAGGCTAAGGTATGATATATGAGCGCTGAGAACCATGAAACGAGTGGCACTTCGTGGGttgggcctattcgatcaggttgggatcgaaccAGTGCCGATCATACGGTGACTAAGACAGAAATAAGTCAGGATAGTTAGAACTCCCGAAAtataaagtgaagtattttttttataagaaagaaaaagaaaagaatttcttttagaatattcataaactgctgttatgcaattattttagaattattCTTAGAAGCTTTATGTTTTCCATGCATTTAGAACATTTGCTCgtaatgtatattttattaaagttTTGTCCCATATcgttgagactcactgagtacaatgaatggtactgacgttctcttttgggaacctacGTTGGTCTACGGTACAATGTAGGCACcggttttgcaggcgagcaggctacgagttaggacttccctcacttccagtgctattggtgagctccgcttttgttcgtggagtacTCCTTTGAGTTCTCATTATTTAGCTATTGCTTTATTTACTTAGAGAACTGGTCAGGAAATCTCATGTCCTGAGCAGTGCGTCAGTTTATCAGTAGAGACTTCATAGACACAGTCTGTGGGTTAAGAttcaaatatttttaataataacttagcagtatttcattggttactacgaataaagttttggagttagtttattttagatatttaaattaattataagtATTTGGTTAAAGTGTTGTCTGGTTGaatataaagtttgaagttataatagatTTGATAGGCGCAGATGGTTCATTCGATCACGTTTAGTGATCGGGTGCCGGTCTCGGGTTGTTCAGAAAATGGGTCATGACAAACTTAGAATCAAAGCCTCAGATTTATGGAGTCCTAGGGGTCTATGAAGCTgtgttagtagagtcttgtttatgggtatggaGCGCGCCATACTTATAAACATGAAGCTACAAGCATTTAGGAAAAGTCTTATTTTTTTCATACTTTAGATTGTGCAGTAGAGCCTACCTCTAAGAAATTATCTAATGTATTCGTTTCTCCAAAACTCGCAGAGATGGCTCGTACTCGCAACTCTGACACTGACACTCATGATGCTGCTCAAGAAACTATTGCTACTATAGTGGCTCAAGGTAGAACTAAGAAGGCTTCAACTCAGAAAAGGAAGGGTGGGGGTAAATCCACAAATGAGGTCCAAGTACCTCGGGTTGAACATGAAGAAGGGGTGGAGCATGATGATCCAGTACCTCAGGATCCACTACCGCCCCCAACAGCAGCTCCGGCTCAGACAACTATATCTCCAGAGGTGGGTCCGATGCTTAATGTTGTCAATAGTGCTATGGAGATATTTAAATCCTTCATGGCCAACTAGAACGAGAGAAGAGATGAGATTCCACCTCAATCAAATAGACAGAACAATTCTGAGTCCTCAAGAGTGAATGAATTTTTGAAGTTGAGTCCTCCATTGTTCCACGGTTCTATAGCTAATGAAGATCCAATGTTGTGGCTAGAGGGTGTCAAGAAATCCCTCCGAGCGATGAAGGCATTTGATGATAAAGCTGAAGAGCTGGCTGCTTACCAGCTTAGAGATGTGGTTGGCGCTTGGTTTGAGATGTAGGAAAATAAAAGAGATGAAGATGATTGTTCGCCTATTTGGGAAGAATTTGAAGAGGCCTTCATGGCTAAGTTTATCCTGGAAGAGGATAGGGAAGCTAAGTCTACAGAGTTCGAACAGCTCAAGCAAGGGAATAAAAGTGTGCAAGAGTACTACATGGAATTCATAAGGTTAGCTAAGCATGCTCCTCACATGGTTAAGACAGAAAAAATAAAGATTCGCAGGTTTGTTGGCGGTTTGACTTACCACATTAAGGATATGACATCAGCTGCAGCGGTAGGAATGACAGCTTTCTCCTCTGTTGTTAGATTCGCCAAGCACTTAGAAAAAGGCAGACAACaaaggagagaagaaaaagagcatAACAAGAAAGCCCGGATAGCGGGCAGGTTTAATGGTACATCCAGCGGAGGTGGAAGGGGTTCCTATGATAAGGAGTCATTAGCCCCAGCTCAGTCCAGTCATCAGTCAGGTGGTGGATCTTTATTCAGACGTACTCAAAGTTATGAAAACCAGTCTCTCCAGAATCAGAATtttaggacatcatcctcacataGCCAGAGTCATGCTGAGCAACATTCACAAAAACAAGGTCTTTGTGGAACATGTAAGCGGTAACATTCAGGTTAGTGCAAGCTCGGGTTTCATGGTTGTAATCATTGCGGAGACATTGGTCATATAAAGGCCGACTGCCCAAAGTTACGACATAATTTCAGTGGGGAATTAACTCGTCCTTCTAGTTCCTCAGCTACTACAGTTGCACCACCTAAGGCTCGCGGTTCTCATAATCAGATAGGGCATGAAGCAGGCAGAGGTGCAGATCCAGTTACTCAGGGAGGGGGACAACCCCGTTTGTTTGCTACACTTGATCGTCAGAGTGCAGAGGCATCTGCATAAGTTATTACAGGTATACTTCTAGTCTGCTCACATAATGCTTATGCCATAATTGATCCAGATTCAACGTTTTCATACGTGACTCCATACTTTGCAATTAACCTAGGGCTAGAACCGCAACAACTTAGTAAGCCATTCCTAGTATCTACTCCAATTGGCGAGTCAGTGAAAGTCACGAGAGTCTATAGAGGTTGTATAGTTTCAATCCAAGGTCGCAACACCGAGACCGATCTCATAGAGTTAGAAATGGTGGATTGCGATGTgatcatgggtatggattggttatcttccTGCTATGCCATgttagattgtcatgctaagatagTCAGGTTCCAATTTTCAAATGAAAAAGTCTTAGAGTGGAAGTAAGTTCAGCATCGCTTGTAAGTAAGtgtatttcttaccttaaggcacaACGAATGATCAGTAAGGGGTGTCTTGCCTATTTGGCTCACATCATTAATCCAGAATCAGAACCACCAGCTCTTCACTCTGTGCCAGTTGTTAAAGAATTTCCAGAAGTTTTCCCAGATGACCTTCCCAGACTTCCTCCTGAAAGAATCATAGACTTCGACATCGATCtcatgccaggcactcagcccatatctataccTCCTTATAGGATGGCTCCAGCAGAACTTAATGAGTTAAGAGAACAATTGAAAGACCTTCTTGAAAAGGGCTTCATCAGGATGAGTGTTTCACCGTGGAGTGCCCCGGTCCTGTTTgtcaagaagaaggatgggtctcTCAGAATGTGCATCAACTATCGGCAGgtgaataaagttaccattaagaacaagtacccacttctaagaattgatgatttatttgatcaacttcagggtgcaaaGTACTTTTCTAAAAtagacttgaggtcagggtaccatcagttgagaaTTAGAGAAGAGGATATATCTAAAACAACCTTTAGAACTTGCTACGAGcactatgaatttctagtgatgtccttcgggttgacgaatgctcCAGCTGCATTCATGGACCTCATGAATAGATTTTTCAAGCCATTCCTTGATACCTTTATTAtcgtatttatagatgatattttagtATACTCTAAGAGCAAGGAAGATCATGCAGAACACCTCAGGATAGCCTTGCAGACCTTAAAGGAGAatgagctttatgccaagttttcaaaaagTGAGTTCTGGTTGCAATCACTGGCATTCTTAGGCCATGTGGTATCTAGTGAAGGCATAAAAGTAGATTCTCAGAAGACAGAAGCAGTAAAGAACTGGCCTAGGCCGACAACGCCAACTgaaatcaggagtttcttggggttagctggCTACTATAGAAGGTTTGTAGGATTTTCCTCACTTGCAGCTCCATTAACTAAGTTGACTCAAAAAGCAGTTAAGTTTCAGTGGTCAGACGCTAGTGAGCAGAGTTTTCAGgagttaaagaagaggttgaccacTGCACCTGTGTTAACCCTGCCGACAGGTTCGGGTGGgttcacagtgtattgtgatgcctccagAGTTGGTCTCGGTTGTGTTCTTATGCAAGATGCAaaagttattgcttatgcttccaggcagttaaagaatcatgagaagaactaccccacaCACGACTTGGAGCTTGAAGCAGTGGTGTTTGCATTaaagatatggcgacactaccTTTATGGCGAGCATTCTGAAGTGTTTATAGATCACAAAAGCATCCAGTACATTTTCAAgcaaaaagaattaaatttgagACAAAGAAGGTGGCTCgtgctattgaaagattatgacatcaataTCCTTTATTACCCGGGcaaagctaatgtggtagcagatgcaCTTAACAGGAAGTCAATGGGTGTCCTGGCCCATCTTGCAGTACAAAGGCGAACTTTAGGTCGAGAAATTCAAAAACTAGCAAATGATGGAATTAGATTGGATGAGACCAAAAAAATGAGGTATAACTGCTTATGCCTTAGCACAATCCTCTTTTGTTGCGCATGTTAAGGCTAAGCAAGACGAAGATCCGTACTTAGTGAAGTTAAAAGAAGGAGTCAGAAACAAAGAAATCAATGTTTTCACTCTAGAAAGTGATAGAGTTTTAAAGTTGAATGATCGGTTATGTGTGCCTGATGTAGATGGTCTTAGAAAGGCCATAATGGAAGAAGCTCACAGCTCAATGTACTCTATCCACCCAGGTGCTACCAAAATGTATCTGGACTTGAAAGGGTTGTATTGGTGAAAAGGCATGAAGAAGCAAGTAGCAGATCATGTGGCTAAATGTTTGAAATGCCAGCAAGTCAAAGCCGAGCATCAGAGCCCTGGTGGCCTAGCTCAAGATATAGAGATACcacagtggaaatgggagatgattaatatggattttgtagtaGGTCTACCTCGCACATACCGTAAGCATGATTCAATTTGGGTTATTGTAGACCGACTCACAAAGTCCGCGCATTTCCTACCAATAAAGATGACAGATTCCGCAGAGCAGTATGcgcagttgtatatcaaagaaatagtccgaTTGCATGGTACTCCAGTTTCAATCATATCtgacagaggccctcagttcacgaCGCATTTTTAGCAGGCATTTCAGAAAAGATTAGGTACCAAGGTCAATTTGAGCACCgttttccatccacagactgatggttAGGCAGAAAGGACCATTCAGACACTCGAAGATATGTTGCGagcatgtgttatagattttggaggtaattgggatgatcacttttcacttatagaatttgcttataataaGAGCTATCAGGCCAGCATTTGTATGGCTCCTTATGAAGCGTTGTATGGGCGAAGATGTAGGTCTCTaatgggttggtttgaaccagcaGAGGTGCCATTGATTGGTCTAGAGTTTGTTTGTAAGGCGTTAGAGAAAGTCCAGCTAATCAGAAAAAGACTGAAAAtggctcagagtcgtcaaaagtcctattctgATAAGGGGCATCGTGACTTAGAGTTCATGGTTGGTGACAAGGTGTTTTTGAAAGTTTCACCAATGAAAAgagttatgaggtttggtaagaaagggaaacttAGTCCTAGATTTATCGGACCTTATGAAATTCTAGAAAAGAAAGGAAACGTGGCTTATGAGCTAGCGCTGCCCGTTGAGTTATCCTCTGTTCATCCTGTCTTTTATGTGTCTATGCTTAGGAAGTAAATTCATGATGAGTCACATATAATACCTGCCGATACCATAAAAATTAAAGAAggcttgacttatgaagaggtacctatagaaattcttgataggcaagtaagaaagttGAGAACAAAAGATATATCATCGGTAAAAGTTTTGTAGAGTAATCATGATTCAAAAGAGGCTACGTAGGAGGTTGAGGAAGATACAAGaaagaagtatccttatttatttgggaAAAATGGTATGTGAACCTAGGTTTGGCTTGACATTTATATTTCATTTATTAAATACAAGTTAGCAAGTGTTTATGCACTTGCTAGATTGTACTTAGTTGTTGAAGTAATTTAGTTTATGTCAAAGTATATTTAGTTATTAAATAATTTAGTATCATGCCATAGTACATTTAATTCATTAAAATTATTTACTTTTTGTTGAAGTGTTGTGCTTTAGATTTTGGTTGGTTATGTGGTATCTCCTTGCCGGAGCATGAGTAATTAGTTTATGAGCTGTGTATGGTGCCTACGAATGgcctgttatggtatatttgattgttgttggtgtagttgtggtattggtgatagggatttttttttttggatagtcCAATTTACAAGGAAGACTAtgctgaaatttttgaaaatttagggagttagccaaaatttTGAGTCCCTTGGAAAAGTGAGTAGTGCTAAGAAATTTAAGAAGTTCAAGGACCTAAGGAATGATTGTTAGCTTAAGAATAAGGCCCtagcaacattcgaggatgaatgtttttaAGGAGGGAAGATTGTAAAactcctcaaatctataaaagtttcaagacacgctaaatatagaatttaatattttttaaaatcttaaattatacttctattacggatttaaacccttgtgattgatttttgagttacttttctagttataaataattggatatacaattaggggaatattaataattttaatattattaattattaaaagtgaatattattaattattagttAAGTTAAATTAAAAAAAGGCCTAAAGCCCATAAAATGGGCTATTGGAAAACAAAAAGGCTTCAGGCCTTAAGCAAAACAGAAGCAAAACAGAATCAAGTTCTGACATTCACGCAAAAGGCAGAAGGCAAAAATCTTAGACGAAAAACAGAACTAGTGTTCTTTTCCTTCACGAAACAGAGAGCCACGAAACAGAGGCTGCTTACTCACGCAGGCAACGAAAAATTCTAAGGCTCTTTACAAATCACTAATTCTAGAACTCAAGTATATAAAATTCTCTATTGTCAATTATCCTACAATAGTAATAGGTAGAAATTGAATAGTTAATTCCCTTCTTCCTCTACATCAACATTACCATGTTTAGATGTGAAACTTTGAAATTAATTCAAATACACTTGTTGTTGTAGAATCAATTATTTGACGGGTATAAATTGGACTGGGGCCTACGTATTGGCTCAaggagttttgaggtgagttgatataactttttactaaagtggtttaactcacaaaagcacgcatacaaggtgtttgaagaattgcttaaAAGAGTTAATATGTACTTAATTGGAGAGAGTGAGTACCTATTAGCTTAGAATTATTTTAGTTaaagtttagatgatttattCTGATATATGTGCTTAAATATTCAGATTTTTGTGTAATTCTTATAGGccattttttatgttaaaaaagaaaatttcatgaagaagcaagaatctttagaaatacttttgaatgtttatttcattcttatgcCATACCTTACATTTAAGGATTCCATATGAGTATGTTTAAAAGATTTAGACTTAAAAAGtcacaagaagaagttttagaaagaaaagatttttgggagtatcctctattctgagaAGGGTGATCGTCCAGGCCGAAGGTCCTAATCAAGgcgttgacttcctgaaactacttgtgccaaagtagggagcacacgagcCGAGGGTCTCGTTGCTGAGAATTTACTTAGTCAGGCTAAGGTATGATATATGAGCGTTGAGAACTATGAAACGAGTGACACCTCAtggattgggcctattcgatcaggttgggatcgaacccgtGCCGATCACATGGTGACTAAGACAGAAATAAGTTAGGATAGTTGGAACTCCCGAAGtataaagtgaagtattttttttataagaaagaaaaagaaaagaatttcttttagaatattcataaactgttgttatacaattattttagaattgttttTAGAAGCTTTATGTTTTCTATGCATTTAGAATATTTGCTCgtaatgtatattttattaaaattttgtcccctgtcgttgagactcactgagtacaatggatggtactgacgttctcttttgggaacctacGTTGGTCTGTGGTACAACGTAGGCACCGATTTTGCAGGCGGGCAGGCTATGGGTTAGGACTTCCCTCACTTccagtgctattggtgagctccgcttttgttcgtggagtacTCCTTTGAGTCGTCATTATTTAGCTATTTCTTTGTTTACTTAGAAAACTGGTCAGGAAATCTTATGTCCTGAGCAGTGCGTCAGTTTATCAGTAGAGACTTCATAGACACAGTCGGTAGGTTAAGATTCAGATGTTTTTAATAATAACTTTGCAATATTTCATTAGTTACTACGAATAAAGTTTTGGAGttggtttattttagatatttaaattaataataagtatttggttaaagtattgcctggttgaatataaagtttgaagttttaataGATTTGATAGGCGcagatggttcgctcggtcacgTTTAGTGATCGGGTGCCGGTCTCGGCTTGTTCAGAAAATGAGTCGTAACAGAATCCCATAATTTTTTGTAGTACAAAACTATTAATTGTAAGCTCATTAAGAAATGATTTTAGCTCGACCAAATGACTAGAATCTAACACTAGAACGAATTCGAGACCTAGACCTTCAGTCCTTTCCCCACATCCTCCCTTTATGGAGGAACTACATTGGCTGAAGAAGTTCCGCTTTGTCACAAAATCATATATACTATGCATaggttttatttttttcttgaatatattttgattgtttAATCCCATTATAATACAACGTAATTAAGTTTCAAGCGTAATAGCAAAGaggtccaaaaatattttagatcGTGAGTTCAACTTTAGCAGTGCTATTTCAGCATTTTTTGAATTCCTTGTTTATAGTACTGCCAAAGAAATTTTTATCTTTTTAGTTTCGCAAAACCTTCTTCATCTATCTCAGAAAAAGCGGAGAATCTCAGTAGTCCAATCGATTGGCTACTTGAAGTTCACCAAGCTGGTGAATATTCGATTTCTACTTTATTATCCCTACCCTTTTCCCTATATATAatgataataatagtaataaagtTAGAAAATAAATCTCAGGGAGGTAAGGTGCGGGTAGGGTACGGTTCCCAAGAACATGATCATGATACAACATTTCCATACATTAGCTATTTCAAGAATTTAAACTCTGCAAAACGAGACACATTTAGGTACAAGTCATATCGGATATAGAAAAGAATGAGCACATAGTATAAGCCATAAGGTACAAGAATTGCATATTATTAGACTTGGAAGACAAGTAAAAACGAATTCACCAACATGCATGTGCTAATAGATGAAAGTGATGGGACTAAAGAATGTAAGGTCAAAGCAAAGGCATGTGAGTTTGTCTACAAATTCAAGGGAAAAAGT
The DNA window shown above is from Nicotiana tomentosiformis chromosome 8, ASM39032v3, whole genome shotgun sequence and carries:
- the LOC138897986 gene encoding uncharacterized protein; protein product: MAKFILEEDREAKSTEFEQLKQGNKSVQEYYMEFIRLAKHAPHMVKTEKIKIRRFVGGLTYHIKDMTSAAAVGMTAFSSVVRFAKHLEKGRQQRREEKEHNKKARIAGRFNGTSSGGGRGSYDKESLAPAQSSHQSGGGSLFRRTQSYENQSLQNQNFRTSSSHSQSHAEQHSQKQGLCGTCKRGELTRPSSSSATTVAPPKARGSHNQIGHEAGRGADPVTQGGGQPRLFATLDRQSAEASA